GGCGCTCGCCGAATACACCGGAGCACGGCATGTGGTGGCGGTGAACAGCGGCACGGACGCCCTCGTCCTGCTGCTGCGAGCCTGTGGCGTCGGCCCGGGTGACGAGGTCGTCGTGCCGGCCTTCAGCTTCGCCGCCACGGCCACCTCGGTGGCACTGGCCCGCGCCACACCGGTCTTCGCCGACATCGAACCGGAGAGCTACTCGCTCGATCCGCGGTCCGTCGAGGCGGTCATCACCCCGCGCACCAAGGCGATCATGCCGGTGCACCTGTTCTGGCAGCTCGCCGACATGGGCGCGCTCTGCGCCTTGGCGGAGCGGCACGGCGTGAAGGTGGTGGAGGACAGCGCGGAAGCGATCGGCATGCGCCGCGGCGGTGTCCACGCCGGACTGCTGGGCGATGCCGGTGTGCTGTCGTTCTTCCCCACCAAGACCCTGGGCGCACTGGGCGACGCCGGCGCCGTCCTGACGGACGATCCGGAGATCGCCGAGCAGGTGGCGATCCTGCGCCACCACGGCCGGATGGGCCGCACCGTGGACCACATCGCCGGCATCTCCAACCTCTCGGGGGCGTCGGGCACCAACAGCAAGATGGACGACATCCAGGCGTCCGTGCTGCTCGGCAAGTTGCCCCGGCTCGATGCGGCGATCGCACGCCGCACGGAGCTCGCGTCGGTCCTCACGGAGCTGCTGCGCGGCATACCGGGCGTCCTGCGGCTGCCCACGGTGGTCGATCGGGGCGTGTCGGCGAACCCGGTCTTCTACGTGTACGTGATCGAGGTGGAGCGCCGGGACGCTCTGGTGGAACACCTCACCCGGGACGGCATCGGCACCGAGGTCTTCTACCCGATCCCGCTCCACCTCCAGCCCTGCTTCGCCGAACTCGGCCACCGGAAGGGTGACTTCCCCCACGCCGAGGCGGCCTGTGAGCGCACCGTCGCGCTCCCCTTCCATCCCGACCTCGCCCTCGACGACGTACACCGAGTGAGCGAGTCCATCCGCCGCTTCTACACGGGGGCCGCATCATGAGGACTCTGCCCTTCTTTCCCCCCGACCTCTTCGAGGAGGACCGGGAGGCACTGCTCGCGGCCGTGCACGAGCTGGGCACGGGCCCCGAACAGCGGTTCATCCTCGGCGCGCGCACCGCCGAACTGGAGGACGCGCTGCGCGAGATGACCGGCGCCGACCACGTCATCGCCTGCGCCAGCGGCACCGGAGGGCTTGAGCTGTCCGTGCGTGCTCTGGGCATCGGCCCCGGCGACGAGGTGATCGTGCCGGCCTTCTGCTGCCAGCCGGTGGCCAGTTCGGTGGCGAACACGGGGGCCACCCCGGTCTTCGCCGACGTCGACCCGTGGACGATGGTCCTGGACCCCGACGCCACGAAGGCACTCATCACCGAACGCACGAAGGCCCTGATGCCGGCCCATGTCTTCTCGATCATGGCGGACATGGAGCAGCTGGGAGCGATCGCCCGCGATCACGGCGTGGCACTGATCGAGGACGCGGCGGTCGCCCAGGGCGCCGTCCTGGACGGACGGCCCGCCGGGCGCTGGGGCGACCTCGGGGTGTTCTCCTTCTTCCAGGTCAAGGCGTTCGGCACGGCGGGGGAGGGCGGCGTGGTCCTCACCGACGATCCGGAACTCGCGCGCAACGTACGGATGTTGCGCAACCACGGTCAGGACGGCGTCCACCGTTTCCTGCACCACCGGATCGGTCAGAACAACCGGTTCGACGAGGTGCTCGCCGCCTTCCAGCTGCACCGGCTGCCCGGCTTCCCCGACCGGCTGGAACGCCGTGCCCGGATCGCCGACTACTACACCGAGCGCTTCGAGGACCTGCGCGAACGCGGCGCGCTGGCCCCGCCCGCGGGACGCAACGGCCGCTGCTACTACGTCTACTCGCTGCTGGTCGACCGGCGCGAGGAACTCAGCGCCCACCTGGCGGAACGCGAGATCGGCAGTCACATCTACTACCCCGTGCCGCTGCCCCGGCAGCCCGCCTTCGCACCGTGGGCCGCACCCGACGTCAGCTGGCCGAACGCCGAGCTGGCCTCCGCCCACAACCTGGCCATCCCGATCTGGCCGCACCTGAGCGACGCCGAGGTCGAGTACATCGCCGACACGGTCTGCGAGTTCTACGCATGAGTACGCGCGAGCAGCCTATGGAGATCATCATGACGAGCCCACCGGCACAGCGGGAGTACGTCTTCGACCCGGTCTGGGAGAAGGAGACCGAGCGCCTTCGGACCAACGAGGCGATCTGGGACCCGGGCACCCTGGAGCGGCTCGCCGCACTGGGCGTGCGGCTGGGCTGGCACTGCCTGGAGATCGGCGCGGGATCCGGTTCCGTGGCACGCTGGCTCGCCGACCGCGTGGGTCCGTCCGGCCGCGTCCTCGCCACCGACCTGCAGACCGAGCGCCTCGCCTCACTGGCATCGCTGCCGCAGGTGGAGGCCGTACGGCACGATCTGCGGGAGGAGGATCTGCCCGAAGCGGCGTTCGACCTCGTGCACTCCCGCATGGTGCTCCAGCACCTGCCCGACCGGGCGGCCGTCGTGGACCGCATGGTGCGCTCACTGCGGCCCGGCGGGGTGCTGTTCCTGGAGGACACCGACTCCTCCACACTGTTCCGCTCCGCCCTTTCGGAGGACTTCCTCCAGGACGTGCGGGCCGCGGGGTACGGCCTGATGCGCGAGTCGGGCCATGACCCGCGCGGCGGCCACGTCGATCTCCAGCTGGTCCTGGCGGCCGGTCTCGAGGCGACGGCGGAGGGCCGGGCCGTGATGGTGCGCGGCGGCTCCGACCAGGCCCGGCACTACATGCTGTGGCTGGAGTTCATGCGCTCGCGCATCGTGGCCGCCGGACTCCTCGACGACGCCCGGATCGACGCGGCCCTGGCCGAGATGGCCGACCCGTCCCACCACTGGCTGAGCCAGGTGCTGATCAGCACGGTCGGCCGCAAGAGCGGAGCGGAGCAGGCACGATGACGGCGACGACCTCAGCGCCACCGCGCCCGGGCGTCCGGGAGCGTGCGGCCGCGTACGCGAAGCTGGCGAAGCTGTCGTTCTTCGACTACTACCTGTGTGTCTTCGTGGTCCTGGCGATGATGCCCGCCACCGCCCGGGACGAGCCGCGCACCTGGTGGGTCCTGGTGCTGTTCGACCTCGGCTGGGTGGGGATCGTGGCGGCCACCGTCGCACTGGACGACGTCACCGGCGTACGGGACGGCAGTGACGCCCGCAACTACGACCCGCAGGAATCGCTGCGGGCCCGGGACCGCAAGCCACTGCTCGACGGCCTGCTCACCGCGCGGCAAGCGCTGCGCTTCGGCTGGGGATGCGCCGTCGGGGGCAGCGCCCTGTGGGCGCTCACCGCGCTGGTCGCACCGCACCGGCCCTGGTGGGCGCTGGTGGCCGCGGCCTTCTCGGTGGTCATCAGCGTGCAGTACTCCTACGGACTCAAGCTCAGCTACCGGGGCGGCCAGGAGGCGGTCATCTGGCTGAGCACCGGCCTGTGCGTCCTCGTCCCCTTCGCCCTGCTGAACGGGGAGATGACCGGGGCGGCGTGGCTCGCGTGCTTCCTGTTCGGACTGTGGAGCCTCATGGTCTCGGTCTACTCCAACATCAACGACGTGGACGGCGACCGGCTGGCCGGCCGCCGCAACCTGGCGACGAGCGTCTCCCCGGGCGTCTACCGGGGCTTCATCGCCGGGCTCTCGCTCGCCGAGACCGGCGCGATCGCCGTCACCGCGGCGGTCGGCGCGGTGCCCTGGTGGTTCTGTGCGTTCCTGCTGCCCGTGATGGGGCTGCGCGCCCGGCAGGCACACGCCGGACTGGTCGCGGGCGAGGTCCTCGCGGCCCGCAAACAAGGCGTCACCATCCACCGCTGGGGCGTCGTCCTGATGGTCGCCGCGAACCTGGCGCTCGTGCACAACGGCTGAAAGGGCACACGATGTCCGCAACGAAGAAGGACGCCGTCCCGCGGAAGGCGGGGCGCCGGGTGGTGGTGGTCGGCCAGGGGTACGTGGGTCTGCCGCTGGCCGTGGGGGCGGTGGAGGCCGGCCACACCGTCGTGGGATACGACGTGGACGCGGGCCGGATCGCCCGGCTGCGGTCGGGCGACTCCTACGTGGAGGACGTGGACGCGGGGCGACTGGCCAAGGCACTGGAATCCGGCGCCTACCGCCCCACGACCGACGCGGCGGAGCTCGCCGGATTCGACGTGGCCGTGGTCACCGTGCCGACCCCGCTCCTTGACGACGTCCCCGACCTGACCTGCATCGAGGAGGCGGCGCTGACGCTGGCCGCGCATCTGCGGCCCGGCGCACTGATCGTTCTGGAGTCCACCACCTACCCGGGTACCACCGAGGACGTATTCGGCGCGCTGCTGCAGAAGGAGAGCGGCCTGTGCCCCGGCGCCGACTTCAACCTCGGGTACAGCCCCGAGCGCATCGACCCCGGAAACAAGCGCTGGTCCCTGGAGACCACCCCCAAGATCGTTTCGGGCGTGGACGCGGAGTCCCTGCGCCGCACCGCGGAGTTCTACGACACGGTGGTCGAGCGGACCGTCCCGGTGCGCGATCCGAAGACCGCCGAGCTGACCAAGCTCCTGGAGAACACCTATCGCCACGTCAACATCGCACTCGTCAACGAGATGGCGGTGATCGCGCGCGAACTCGGCGTGGACGTCTGGGAAGCGATCGACGCGGCCTCCTCCAAACCGTTCGGTTTCATGCCGTTCACACCGGGCCCCGGAGTGGGCGGCCACTGCCTGCCCGTCGACCCCCGCTATCTCTCCTGGCGGGTGGAGCGTGAGCTGGGCCGCCGGTTCCGTTTCGTCGACCTCGCCAACGACGTCAACAGCCAGATGCCGCACTACGTGGTGCAGCGTCTCGTCCAGGCCCTCAACGAGCTCCAGCGCCCGGCGAACGGCTCCCGCGTGCTGCTGCTCGGCCTCGCGTACAAGCGCAACACCGGGGACGCCCGCGAGTCGCCCGCGGTGAAGGTCGCCGAACTCCTGCTGCGCACCGGCGCACACGTGCACGCGGTGGACCCGCACGTACGCGAGTCCGTGCCGCTGGACACCCGCGTGCGCAGGGTGGAACTGACCGAGGAGGAGGTGGCCGCCGCGGACGCGGTGGTACTGCTCACCGCCCACGACGACTTCGACTACGACGTGGTCCTGCGCGGCGCCCGGCATGTCCTCGACTGCCAGCGGAGGCTGCGGCCCGCCGCCAACGTCGAGCTCCTCTGATGGCGCAGGCCCTCGGCGGCCGGGCACGTCGGATGTGGCAGGACGCGTCCGTCTCCGCGGTGGTCGCGGGGGCCGTCGCGGTCGTCGTCTCCTTCGCGGGGCCCCTGACCATCGTCGTCCAGGCCGCGCACGCCGGCGATCTGGACGAGGCCCGGCTCTCCTCGTGGATCTGGGCGATCGCCGTGGGCAGCGGGGTGACCGGGTTCGTACTGAGCCTGCGGCTCCGCGTGCCCGTCGTGGCCGCCTGGTCGACGCCGGGCGCGGCACTGCTCGTCACCCAGCTGGACGAGGTCCCGTACGCGACGGCGATCGGGGCGTATCTCGCTGCCGCCGCGCTCACCGTGCTGGTGGGGGTGACGGGCTGGTTCGACGCGCTGATGCGGCGCATCCCGGGGGCTGTCGTCTCCGCCGTCCTGGCCGGGATCCTGCTGCGCTTCGGCCTGGATGCCTTCCGGGCCCTGGAGAGCGGTCCGGCCGTGGCCGGGGTGATGCTCGCCGGGTACGTCGTATGCCAGCGGGTGGCGCCCCGGTACGCCATCGCGGCGCCGCTCGCCGCGGCTGTCGCGGTGGCGGGCGCCACCGGCACGCTGTCCCTCGGCGGCACCCAACTATCCCTCGCAGCACCGGTGTTCACTACGCCCGCATGGCCCGGCGAGGCGTTGGTGAGTCTGACGCTGCCGCTGTTCCTCGTCACCATGTCGGCACAGAACGCACCGGGGGTCGGGGCGCTCAGGGAGGCCGGGTACGCGGTGCCCTCGGGGCGGCTGGTCCGTGACACGGGTGTGGCATCGGCTGTCTTCGCGCCGTTCGGCGCACACGCGATCAACCTCGGCGCGATCACGGCGGCGATCTGTGCGGGCCCGGACGCTCACGAGGACCGTGCCCGCCGCTACGTGGCCGGGCTGAGCTGTGGCGTGTTCTACGTCGTGGTGGGCCTGTGCGGGGCGACCGTCGCCGGCCTGTTCGCGGCGCTGCCGCAGGAGCTGATCTCGGCGGCCGCGGGCGTCGCCCTGCTGGGCGCTCTGGGCGGCAGCATCTCGACGGCCTTCACCGAGGCGGACAGCCGGACCCCCGCGATCGTCGCATTTCTCACCACGGCTTCCGGGCTCACCTTGTGGGGACTCGGAGCGGCTTTGTGGGGTCTTGTCTTCGGGATGCTCTGCCGGGTCGTACTGAAGAAACCAGAACAGAATAGGAATGCCGACGGAGACCGCTCATCCAGTGATCTGAAGGGGCGGCAAGAGTAGAGCCATGAATGCGTAAAGGAGGTTCCCCTGGAGATATGCGGTCCGTATGCTCTGTTCCTAGGATCACGCACAGAGACTACGGGGGTAGTGTTATGCGGAATGCGAAATCCCATTTACCTGAATGCCCACGACGCGCACGATTCGTGATCGTGTCATCCCGATGACCGCCGTGGCGCTCGCCACCGGTGAACCGTGCCCGCAGCTGATCGTCGACACACCGTCCGGCCTGCCCGGCCATCGCGGCACGCTGGTGGGACGCGACCTGGAAGTCCTCACCCTCTCCGCGCTGCTCGGTGAGGAGACGCACCGGCTGATCACCCTGACAGGCCCCGGCGGGGTCGGCAAGAGCCGACTGGCCCGCGAGGCCGTGGCCGATGCCAGGATCACCCGGGTCGTCCGTCTGGACCTGCACGGGACCACCGGGCACGACGACCTCACCGAGACCCTGGCCGCCCACCTGCCGGACGAGCCGTGCCTGCTGGTGCTCGACGGGTGCGAACAGACCGCCGACGCCACCGCCGCCGCGGTCGACACCCTGTTGAGCCACACGCCCGGACTGCGCGTCCTCGCCACCAGCCGCCGTGCCCTGCACCTGTACGGGGAGCAGTTCTTTCCCGTACCGCCGCTGCCGACCCCGCCCCCGCCGTACCGGCAGGACGTCCGCGAACTCCAGGACTACGCCGCGGTGCAGTTGTTCGTCGACCGGGCCCGGGCGGTCGATCCGTCGTTCACGCTGACCGCGCGGAACGCCCGGGCGGTGGCGGAGATCTGCGACCGCATGGACGGACTGCCACTGGCGATCGAGCTGATGGCGGAGAAGCTGCGCCTCCACCGGGTGGACGGTCTGCTGAACCGGCCGGGCGAGGACCGGCCGGAGCCGGACGGCCACCCCGCCGTGCGCCCGCCGCTGCACCGCCGCATCCGCTCGATCACGGAACACAGCTTCCGGCTGCTCGACGAGGACCAGCGCGCGCTGCTCACCCGGCTCTCGGTCTTCACGGCCGGCACGAACTTCCCCACGGCCGGGGAGTTCTGGAACCTCCCCGCGCCCCGGACGGAACAGGCGGTGGAGACACTGGTCGGCCACCATCTGCTACGGGTGACGCCGGGCGGCGACGAACCGCAGTTCACGATGTTCAACACCGTCCGCGAGTACTGCCTGGAACGACTGTCCGCCGCAGGCGAGTTGCCGGACGCCCGGCGCCACCACGCGGAGCACTTTCTGCTCCTCGCCCTGGAAGCCGGGCCCCACCTCACCGGGCCGCGACAGGCGCAGTGGTTCCAGCGCCTCGCCCCACTGCACGCGGACCTGCTGGCCGCGCTGACCTGTCTCGAAGCGAGCGGCCGCCGACTGGACGCGGCGCGCGCCACCCTCGCCCTGCACCGTTTCTGGCTGGTGCGCGGCCACCTCGACCTCGCCGAACAGTGGCTGGCCAGAGCGGCGCAGACGTTCGCAGTCACTTCCGGATACGAGGAGCAGACCGCGCGGGCCGAGTCGGCCCGGGGGGAGGTGGCCCTCGTGCGCGGCAGCGTGCGGCTGGCGGCCGACTGCTTCTGGCGCGCCGCCCGCGTCTACCGCGAGCGGGGCGACACCGCCCACGAGGGAGCCGCGCTGGCCTGGCTCGCCTCCACCGACCACCGCCCCACGGGTCCCGGGGCGGTCCACAGAGCCGCGGTGCACCTGCTCCGCATGGCCGCCCACGAGCGGGCGACCGTCGAGGTGGCGCACGCCGCCCTCCCCTTGGCTGCCGGGAGTTCGTCCACCGATGCCAAGCTCACCGCCGACCTGCTGGACGCGGCGAACGCCCTGTTCGGGCGGGCGAGGGACGTCCGGGGCGAGGGGTACGTGCTCGGCATGCGCGGCGCCATGGCCGACTCCCGGGGCGACCAGGCGCTGTCGGAACAACTGCTGTGGGAGGGGCTGTACCGGCTGCGCTCCATCGGGGAACACATGGTGCTGCCCATGGTGCTCGAAAGCCATGCGGTGCACCTGTGGCACCGGCTGCCGCACCAGGGGCACCGGGTGGCCCGGCTGTTCGCGGCCGCGTCCGCCGTGCGGGAGTCGACCGGGGCGCATCCGCCGCCGATCGTCCACGGCGCGGCCGCCGCCCTGCCCGACGTGCGCCGTCTGCTGTCCGGTTCCGAATACGCGGCGGCGTGGCGGGAGGGGCGGGGGCTCTCCGCCGTCGCGGCCGCGGGCGAGGCGCTGGCCTTTGGACCGCCGCCCTCCGGGCCCGCCGCGGCGGCGCCCCGTCCGACGCCGCTCACGGCCCGGCAGCATGAGGTGGCCGTGCTGGTCAGTCAGGGGATGACCAACCGCCAGATCGCACAGCAGCTCCGGTTGTCGGAGTGGACCGTGGTCAACCATGTCCGGGAGGTCATGCGCCGGTTGGAGGTGCCGTCGCGCCTCCACGTGGCGAAGTGGGTGCTGGGACGTCAGCAGCACGACGGTCCGGACATCGTGGCCTGAGGTGTCGCGCCGGCTCAGGGCGTCGCCGGGATCCGGCTCAGCTTCTCGGGGTTGCGTACGGCGCGCACGGCGGTGATCCGGGGGCGGTCGCCGGTCAGGTCGATGTCCGCGGTGACCACGGCGAACACTTCTGCGGGCGTGGCCAGTACGGCGGCGGGCGTGCCGTCGTGCTGCACGTCCATCCGGACCACGAGTCCGGGCGGGTACCGGCCCGCGGTGGACGCGAAGTACTCGGCGACACCGGTGGCTCCGTGCAGCGGAACGCGCGGGGTCTCCGCGTGGCCGTTGCCGTCCGCCCACATGGTCACGTCGGGCGCGAGCACCGTCATGAGTGCCTCCACGTCGCCGTCGAGGCAGGCGGCGACGAAGCGCTCGGTGATCTCGCGGACCCGTCGGCGGTCCGATTCGAAGCGCCGGTCCTTCAGCCGCACACGGCGCCGGGCCCGGCTGCCGAGCTGCCGTACGGCCTGTTCGGTGCGGTCGATCGCCCGGGCGACTTCGGGGAAGCTGAACCCGAACACCTCGTGCAGCACGAACACCACGCGCTCCAGCGGGGACAGCGTCTCCATCATCACCAGGACCGCCATGCTCACGGACTCGCCGAGCAGTGAGGACTCCACCGCGACGTCGGAGGAGACCAGCAGCGGTTCGGGCAGCCAGGGTCCCACGTACTCCTCGCGCCGGGCCCGGCTGCGGCGCATCTCGTCGATGGAGGTGCGGGTGACGGCCCGCACCAGGTAACCACGAGGATCGGCCACGTCGTCCCGGTCGATGCGCTGCCAGCGCAGCCAGGTCTCCTGGACGACGTCCTCGGCGTCGGTGACGGTGCCGAGCATGCGGTACGAGATTCCGAACAGCAGCTGCCGGTACTGTTCGAACGGATCCGAGGTGCCGGATCGCTCGGAGATGGCTGTCGCCTCGGCCATGACTCTCCGTTCCACGTTCACTCGGGTTCACGGCGGATCGTGTCCGATCGCCAACTGCCGTGCCGAGTCTACAATCTTGGCCCCCCGCCTCTCCCACCGAATCCTGCCGTTCTCGGTGGCCGGGCCACATTCCGGCGTGCGGAATTCCTCTCCGGGATTTCGGTGCGTCGAGAAGGGGGGTGGAAAGAATTCCGCTAGTCCCGGGTGTGGACGACATCCGATTCCGTCCGGGGCTGCGCGGACAATTCCGGCTCGGGGCGCCGGGCCGGTGGCAGGAGCATGGCGAGTGCGGAGCCGATGACGGCCACCGCGACCGTGAGGAACAGGCCGTAGCGCACCGCGTCGGTGAGGCCGTCGGCGTACATCGAATCCGTGAGCCGGCCCGCCTGCTGCCGGACCTCCTCGGGGACGCCCTCGGCCGCGAGGCGGTTCTGCAGGAGGGCGCCGACCGCGGCGCCTCCGACGACCGCGCCGATCTGCCGGAACGTGGTGAACATGCCGGAGGCGACACCGGTCAGCTGCGGCGGGATCTCCTGCATGGCGAGCGTGCTGGTGGGCGCGAACACCAGGCCCATGCCGATACCGAAGACGATCTGACCCGGGATGATGGCCCACACGTCGGAGTCCGGCTCGGCCATGACCGCGATGAGGGCGATACCGGCTCCGAAGATCAGCAGGCCGGGCACGAGAAGCTTGCGGCCACCCAGTCTGCCGACCGCGTTGCCGGCCAGCGGCGCCACGACCATCGAGACCAACGGGCCGGGCACCAGCGCGAGACCGGCTTCCCCCGCGGAGAGCCCCAGCACGGACTGCAGGTAGAGGGTGAGCGGCAGCAGCACGCCGATGGAACCGAACAGCAGCATCGCGCCGAGCAGGGCGGAGACGGTGAACCCGCGGCTGCCGAACAGTTCGAACGGCACCAGCGGACGCCGGTCCTGACGGGTCCGCTGGTGCAGGGCGAAGACCCCGAGGAGCGCGACACCGAGCACGAGAACGAGCGGGATGCTGAGGAAGGACTCGATGGTGCCCCAGTCGTAGCGCTCACCCTCGATCAGCCCGTACACGATCAGGCTCAGGCCCGCCGTGGACAGCACGGCGCCCACCAGGTCCAGCGGAGGTCGCTGCTCCCTGCGGATGTCGGGCACCACGACCAGCGCGCCCACCAGGGCCGCCGCGCCGATCGGAAGGTTGATGAAGAAGATCCAGCGCCAGTCGAGACCGGAGACCAGCGCACCGCCGAGGGTCGGCCCGGCGACCGTGGCGAGGCCAGCGACCGCCGACCACACGCCGAACGCCGCCCCGCGCCGCTCGGCCGGGAAGACGGCGCTGATCAGGGCCAGGGTCTGCGGCATCATCACGGCGGCGCCGAGCCCCTGGACCGCCCGGGCCGCGATCATCTGTCCCGGGGTGTCCACGAGGCCGCACACCACCGATGCCAGGGTGAAGACGGCGAGTCCGGCGGCGAAGACCCGCTGAGCGCCGAAGCGGTCGCCGAGCCGTCCAGAGAGCAGCAGCAGGGCTGCGAAGACGAGCATGTAGGCGTTGGCGAACCACAGGATGTCGTCCAGTGACGCGCCCAGGCCCGCCGCCATCTCGGGGATGGCGATCGTGACGATCGTCGTGTCGAGCAGCGTCATGAAGGAGCTCGCGCAGAGCACCGTCAGCACCAGCCAGGGGTTCCGCTGTCGGGTAGGTGGTGCGTCCGTGACCATCGCGCGGCCTCTCGTTCGTCGTCGGGTGAGGTACTTCAACAGGACCGACGC
The sequence above is a segment of the Streptomyces sp. Je 1-369 genome. Coding sequences within it:
- a CDS encoding DegT/DnrJ/EryC1/StrS family aminotransferase encodes the protein MISPARNVDPNAEREIGDPVPFFTQADTFNACWPDINRHLNEMFDRGKYSHGRQVAALEKALAEYTGARHVVAVNSGTDALVLLLRACGVGPGDEVVVPAFSFAATATSVALARATPVFADIEPESYSLDPRSVEAVITPRTKAIMPVHLFWQLADMGALCALAERHGVKVVEDSAEAIGMRRGGVHAGLLGDAGVLSFFPTKTLGALGDAGAVLTDDPEIAEQVAILRHHGRMGRTVDHIAGISNLSGASGTNSKMDDIQASVLLGKLPRLDAAIARRTELASVLTELLRGIPGVLRLPTVVDRGVSANPVFYVYVIEVERRDALVEHLTRDGIGTEVFYPIPLHLQPCFAELGHRKGDFPHAEAACERTVALPFHPDLALDDVHRVSESIRRFYTGAAS
- a CDS encoding DegT/DnrJ/EryC1/StrS family aminotransferase translates to MRTLPFFPPDLFEEDREALLAAVHELGTGPEQRFILGARTAELEDALREMTGADHVIACASGTGGLELSVRALGIGPGDEVIVPAFCCQPVASSVANTGATPVFADVDPWTMVLDPDATKALITERTKALMPAHVFSIMADMEQLGAIARDHGVALIEDAAVAQGAVLDGRPAGRWGDLGVFSFFQVKAFGTAGEGGVVLTDDPELARNVRMLRNHGQDGVHRFLHHRIGQNNRFDEVLAAFQLHRLPGFPDRLERRARIADYYTERFEDLRERGALAPPAGRNGRCYYVYSLLVDRREELSAHLAEREIGSHIYYPVPLPRQPAFAPWAAPDVSWPNAELASAHNLAIPIWPHLSDAEVEYIADTVCEFYA
- a CDS encoding class I SAM-dependent methyltransferase, coding for MTSPPAQREYVFDPVWEKETERLRTNEAIWDPGTLERLAALGVRLGWHCLEIGAGSGSVARWLADRVGPSGRVLATDLQTERLASLASLPQVEAVRHDLREEDLPEAAFDLVHSRMVLQHLPDRAAVVDRMVRSLRPGGVLFLEDTDSSTLFRSALSEDFLQDVRAAGYGLMRESGHDPRGGHVDLQLVLAAGLEATAEGRAVMVRGGSDQARHYMLWLEFMRSRIVAAGLLDDARIDAALAEMADPSHHWLSQVLISTVGRKSGAEQAR
- a CDS encoding UbiA family prenyltransferase encodes the protein MTATTSAPPRPGVRERAAAYAKLAKLSFFDYYLCVFVVLAMMPATARDEPRTWWVLVLFDLGWVGIVAATVALDDVTGVRDGSDARNYDPQESLRARDRKPLLDGLLTARQALRFGWGCAVGGSALWALTALVAPHRPWWALVAAAFSVVISVQYSYGLKLSYRGGQEAVIWLSTGLCVLVPFALLNGEMTGAAWLACFLFGLWSLMVSVYSNINDVDGDRLAGRRNLATSVSPGVYRGFIAGLSLAETGAIAVTAAVGAVPWWFCAFLLPVMGLRARQAHAGLVAGEVLAARKQGVTIHRWGVVLMVAANLALVHNG
- a CDS encoding nucleotide sugar dehydrogenase, whose product is MSATKKDAVPRKAGRRVVVVGQGYVGLPLAVGAVEAGHTVVGYDVDAGRIARLRSGDSYVEDVDAGRLAKALESGAYRPTTDAAELAGFDVAVVTVPTPLLDDVPDLTCIEEAALTLAAHLRPGALIVLESTTYPGTTEDVFGALLQKESGLCPGADFNLGYSPERIDPGNKRWSLETTPKIVSGVDAESLRRTAEFYDTVVERTVPVRDPKTAELTKLLENTYRHVNIALVNEMAVIARELGVDVWEAIDAASSKPFGFMPFTPGPGVGGHCLPVDPRYLSWRVERELGRRFRFVDLANDVNSQMPHYVVQRLVQALNELQRPANGSRVLLLGLAYKRNTGDARESPAVKVAELLLRTGAHVHAVDPHVRESVPLDTRVRRVELTEEEVAAADAVVLLTAHDDFDYDVVLRGARHVLDCQRRLRPAANVELL
- a CDS encoding benzoate/H(+) symporter BenE family transporter, with amino-acid sequence MAQALGGRARRMWQDASVSAVVAGAVAVVVSFAGPLTIVVQAAHAGDLDEARLSSWIWAIAVGSGVTGFVLSLRLRVPVVAAWSTPGAALLVTQLDEVPYATAIGAYLAAAALTVLVGVTGWFDALMRRIPGAVVSAVLAGILLRFGLDAFRALESGPAVAGVMLAGYVVCQRVAPRYAIAAPLAAAVAVAGATGTLSLGGTQLSLAAPVFTTPAWPGEALVSLTLPLFLVTMSAQNAPGVGALREAGYAVPSGRLVRDTGVASAVFAPFGAHAINLGAITAAICAGPDAHEDRARRYVAGLSCGVFYVVVGLCGATVAGLFAALPQELISAAAGVALLGALGGSISTAFTEADSRTPAIVAFLTTASGLTLWGLGAALWGLVFGMLCRVVLKKPEQNRNADGDRSSSDLKGRQE
- a CDS encoding helix-turn-helix transcriptional regulator, producing MPTTRTIRDRVIPMTAVALATGEPCPQLIVDTPSGLPGHRGTLVGRDLEVLTLSALLGEETHRLITLTGPGGVGKSRLAREAVADARITRVVRLDLHGTTGHDDLTETLAAHLPDEPCLLVLDGCEQTADATAAAVDTLLSHTPGLRVLATSRRALHLYGEQFFPVPPLPTPPPPYRQDVRELQDYAAVQLFVDRARAVDPSFTLTARNARAVAEICDRMDGLPLAIELMAEKLRLHRVDGLLNRPGEDRPEPDGHPAVRPPLHRRIRSITEHSFRLLDEDQRALLTRLSVFTAGTNFPTAGEFWNLPAPRTEQAVETLVGHHLLRVTPGGDEPQFTMFNTVREYCLERLSAAGELPDARRHHAEHFLLLALEAGPHLTGPRQAQWFQRLAPLHADLLAALTCLEASGRRLDAARATLALHRFWLVRGHLDLAEQWLARAAQTFAVTSGYEEQTARAESARGEVALVRGSVRLAADCFWRAARVYRERGDTAHEGAALAWLASTDHRPTGPGAVHRAAVHLLRMAAHERATVEVAHAALPLAAGSSSTDAKLTADLLDAANALFGRARDVRGEGYVLGMRGAMADSRGDQALSEQLLWEGLYRLRSIGEHMVLPMVLESHAVHLWHRLPHQGHRVARLFAAASAVRESTGAHPPPIVHGAAAALPDVRRLLSGSEYAAAWREGRGLSAVAAAGEALAFGPPPSGPAAAAPRPTPLTARQHEVAVLVSQGMTNRQIAQQLRLSEWTVVNHVREVMRRLEVPSRLHVAKWVLGRQQHDGPDIVA
- the sigJ gene encoding RNA polymerase sigma factor SigJ is translated as MAEATAISERSGTSDPFEQYRQLLFGISYRMLGTVTDAEDVVQETWLRWQRIDRDDVADPRGYLVRAVTRTSIDEMRRSRARREEYVGPWLPEPLLVSSDVAVESSLLGESVSMAVLVMMETLSPLERVVFVLHEVFGFSFPEVARAIDRTEQAVRQLGSRARRRVRLKDRRFESDRRRVREITERFVAACLDGDVEALMTVLAPDVTMWADGNGHAETPRVPLHGATGVAEYFASTAGRYPPGLVVRMDVQHDGTPAAVLATPAEVFAVVTADIDLTGDRPRITAVRAVRNPEKLSRIPATP